One part of the Tunicatimonas pelagia genome encodes these proteins:
- a CDS encoding valine--tRNA ligase yields MALSSKYNPREVEDKWYQQWLDKKFFHSEPYPDKEAYTIVIPPPNVTGVLHMGHMLNNTIQDVLIRKARMERKAACWVPGYDHASIATEAKVVAMLKERGINKYDLSREEFLEHAWEWKEKYGGIILEQLKKLGASCDWDRTRFTMEGHMTESVIKVFVDLYNKGHIYRGYRMINWDPQAKTSLSDEEVLYKEVQSKLYYVNYPIEGEDGHVTIATTRPETILGDTAVCVNPNDERYQHLRGKRVRVPLIDRSIPIIEDEYVTMEFGTGCLKVTPAHDVNDYELGKKHDLETVDVIADDGTMSQAAQLYVGEDRFVVRKKIGKQLEAEGFIHKIEDYQNKVGYSERTSAVIEPKLSVQWFVRMDELVKPALENVLNDNVQFYPAKFKNMYRTWMENIQNWNISRQLWWGQRIPAYYLPDGEIVVAETAEEALKLAQEKSGNTSLAMDDLKQDEDVLDTWFSSGLWPITVFDGIRNPNNEEIKFYYPTNVLVTAPEIIFFWVARMILYGYEYRQEKPFHDVYFTGIVRDQQRRKMSKSLGNSPDPLKLIEEYGADGVRTGMLFSSPAGNDLLFDIKLCEQGRNFANKIWNAFRLVKSWQVDEQKKDQTNATAIAWFEASFNQSLVELKDHFAKYRMSDALQTVYKLTWTDFCSWYLEMVKPAYGEAVDAMTYEATIGYFEKLVKVLHPFMPFITEELWHQLADRDEDDYVIVAEWPQADKQKDRRQTDKVLLQGGAAVFEVVGNIRNTRNTRKIAQKEALSLFIKTDTSEVYQQFDSTIRKLANLSSIEFVNDKVEGADSFLVTTAMGQPDTFFIPLGDAIDIDAEIDKLEKDLEYQLGFKASVDKKLGNARFVENAPQSVVDAERKKQADAEARIQAIREQLKSLRGES; encoded by the coding sequence ATGGCCTTGTCCAGTAAATATAATCCACGCGAAGTAGAAGATAAATGGTACCAGCAGTGGCTGGATAAGAAGTTCTTCCATTCCGAGCCGTATCCCGATAAAGAAGCCTACACCATCGTCATTCCTCCGCCTAACGTAACCGGAGTGTTGCATATGGGGCATATGCTGAATAACACTATTCAGGATGTGCTGATCCGCAAGGCTCGGATGGAGAGGAAAGCAGCTTGCTGGGTGCCAGGTTACGATCATGCTTCCATTGCTACTGAAGCTAAAGTAGTAGCAATGCTGAAAGAACGTGGTATCAATAAGTATGACTTGAGTCGCGAAGAGTTTTTAGAGCATGCCTGGGAGTGGAAGGAAAAATACGGTGGAATCATTCTGGAACAGCTAAAAAAGCTGGGAGCTTCCTGTGATTGGGATCGGACTCGTTTCACGATGGAAGGTCATATGACGGAGTCCGTCATTAAAGTCTTTGTTGATTTGTACAACAAGGGGCACATCTACCGAGGCTACCGAATGATTAACTGGGATCCGCAGGCCAAGACATCTCTATCTGATGAGGAGGTTTTGTATAAAGAAGTACAGTCTAAATTGTACTATGTCAACTATCCTATTGAAGGTGAAGACGGTCACGTCACCATTGCTACCACTCGCCCCGAAACCATTTTGGGCGATACGGCCGTTTGCGTGAACCCCAATGATGAACGGTATCAGCATTTGCGAGGGAAGCGAGTTCGAGTTCCCCTGATTGACCGCTCTATTCCAATTATTGAAGATGAGTACGTGACAATGGAATTTGGAACAGGTTGCTTGAAAGTAACCCCGGCTCACGACGTGAATGACTACGAACTAGGGAAAAAGCACGATCTAGAAACCGTAGATGTAATTGCGGATGATGGCACCATGAGCCAGGCCGCACAACTGTACGTGGGTGAGGATCGCTTTGTAGTTCGGAAGAAGATTGGTAAGCAACTGGAAGCCGAAGGGTTTATTCACAAAATTGAAGACTATCAAAATAAGGTTGGCTACTCGGAGCGAACCAGCGCAGTGATTGAGCCCAAGCTTTCGGTACAGTGGTTTGTCCGAATGGATGAACTAGTAAAACCTGCTTTAGAAAATGTGTTGAATGACAACGTTCAGTTTTATCCGGCTAAGTTCAAAAATATGTACCGCACCTGGATGGAGAACATCCAGAACTGGAACATCTCCCGCCAACTTTGGTGGGGGCAGCGCATTCCGGCTTACTATCTTCCCGATGGTGAGATTGTGGTAGCTGAAACGGCTGAAGAGGCGTTGAAACTAGCCCAAGAAAAATCTGGTAATACGTCGCTGGCGATGGATGACTTGAAGCAGGACGAGGATGTGTTGGACACTTGGTTTTCGTCGGGGTTGTGGCCCATCACCGTTTTTGACGGAATCCGTAATCCCAATAATGAGGAAATCAAATTCTACTATCCGACCAATGTACTAGTGACTGCTCCCGAGATTATCTTTTTCTGGGTAGCCCGGATGATTTTATACGGCTACGAATACCGGCAAGAAAAACCCTTCCACGATGTGTACTTCACTGGAATTGTACGCGACCAGCAGCGGAGGAAGATGTCCAAGTCGCTCGGAAATTCTCCCGACCCGCTCAAGCTGATTGAAGAATACGGTGCCGACGGAGTACGCACCGGGATGTTGTTTAGCTCCCCCGCAGGGAATGATCTGCTGTTTGATATCAAACTGTGTGAACAAGGCCGAAACTTTGCCAACAAAATCTGGAACGCCTTCCGGCTAGTAAAAAGCTGGCAGGTAGACGAACAGAAGAAAGATCAAACTAATGCTACGGCTATCGCTTGGTTTGAGGCAAGTTTTAATCAGTCGCTGGTGGAGTTGAAAGATCATTTCGCTAAGTACCGCATGTCGGATGCGCTACAAACGGTCTATAAGTTGACTTGGACGGATTTCTGTTCTTGGTATCTGGAAATGGTAAAGCCAGCTTACGGTGAGGCAGTTGACGCGATGACTTACGAAGCTACCATCGGTTACTTCGAAAAACTAGTCAAAGTGCTGCATCCGTTTATGCCGTTTATCACTGAAGAGCTGTGGCACCAACTGGCCGATCGGGACGAAGACGATTATGTAATTGTTGCCGAATGGCCGCAAGCGGATAAGCAGAAGGATCGAAGGCAGACCGATAAAGTATTACTGCAAGGTGGCGCAGCCGTATTTGAGGTCGTTGGTAACATTCGTAATACTCGTAACACACGGAAAATTGCTCAGAAGGAAGCCCTATCGCTGTTCATCAAAACGGATACCTCGGAGGTTTATCAGCAATTTGATAGTACGATCAGAAAGCTGGCTAATTTGTCCTCTATCGAGTTTGTTAACGATAAGGTAGAAGGTGCTGACAGTTTTCTGGTAACTACTGCAATGGGACAGCCCGATACTTTTTTCATTCCACTGGGTGATGCTATTGATATAGATGCTGAGATAGACAAGCTGGAGAAGGATTTAGAATATCAGTTAGGTTTTAAAGCTTCGGTAGATAAAAAGCTAGGTAATGCCCGCTTCGTAGAGAATGCCCCCCAGTCGGTAGTAGATGCCGAACGTAAAAAACAAGCCGATGCCGAAGCTCGCATTCAGGCCATTCGGGAGCAGTTGAAGAGTTTGCGGGGAGAATCGTAA